In Rickettsiella endosymbiont of Aleochara curtula, one genomic interval encodes:
- the ftsL gene encoding cell division protein FtsL, producing the protein MNMAARALTQSSLTWERGQSWVISLKMLGLFLLTLAVLSSALSVIYIKTVQRNLYSQLQSSQQDYENLKTEWSQLLLEENTWVAPVRIQTLAQQELGMRIPEMKNTVLLTKSA; encoded by the coding sequence ATGAATATGGCAGCACGAGCTTTAACACAAAGTTCTTTGACATGGGAGCGAGGGCAAAGTTGGGTTATTTCCTTAAAGATGTTAGGACTCTTTTTACTAACACTGGCGGTATTGTCTTCAGCGCTTTCAGTTATCTATATAAAAACCGTACAACGTAATTTATATAGTCAATTACAAAGCAGTCAGCAAGATTACGAAAATTTAAAAACAGAATGGAGCCAACTCCTACTCGAAGAAAATACCTGGGTGGCGCCAGTGAGAATACAAACCTTAGCGCAACAAGAATTAGGCATGCGAATTCCTGAAATGAAAAACACGGTTTTATTAACTAAGTCAGCTTAG
- a CDS encoding inverse autotransporter beta domain-containing protein — MHKKIDNFKRIFCPVLILFIFFIPNLQAREPLPPRFSANAYTGVYTVGLADLMVSLDGDNQHNLYVDPQGAYGTDQQWYGDLGLGYRWIKNDAAILGAYLFAGHSRVENKSNFWIVSPGVEALGRRWDARINAYIPVAGRSNEIGLEEFNIVNTPVFTGHTASINSAFINENAIQQIGNGADARVGYQFFHQVPLKGYIGAYFFALPNINNITGGAAGLEYWFDDNIRVFANYSYDNYQHSNVVGGLGISFGGVRKHWADPSLSERLTDPVDRYLANLGHGSGIPSKTLLYGMGRGSSSQLISSDIAFFSQTGTPNAGGAGLTLANCTFENPCGPTDFSQTGVNTLNTLLPNTMMYFNGGTYPASNGFNPITLNNGQGVFSRTADYSVAANGMGRSTFNGGFNLSGNNQLEGVILNNTGLAFGVTSTGGSNILINNSQIGSVSNPYISGLSLFNSSATLTNSVIFSNLSGIQVTQNASLNIQSSEVNVSGVGNKTGISLTSNGTTTIVDSQINVLQATGGVAIGIFGSGTSTSEINDSTITVQNASATAIGLETTGSAQIQMNAGSILITGDGTSLLTEGSNISLNLVNCTLNGSGVVC; from the coding sequence ATGCACAAGAAGATCGACAATTTTAAGCGCATATTTTGTCCTGTCTTAATTTTATTTATATTTTTCATACCTAATCTACAAGCACGCGAACCATTACCGCCGCGATTTTCAGCGAATGCTTATACCGGAGTGTATACCGTAGGACTAGCCGATTTGATGGTTTCTTTGGATGGCGATAACCAACATAATCTCTATGTGGATCCGCAAGGCGCATATGGCACTGATCAACAATGGTATGGGGATCTCGGCTTAGGTTATCGCTGGATTAAAAATGATGCGGCAATACTAGGCGCGTATTTATTTGCCGGACATAGCCGCGTCGAAAATAAGAGTAATTTTTGGATAGTCAGTCCAGGTGTGGAAGCCTTAGGCCGTCGCTGGGATGCGCGGATTAATGCCTATATTCCGGTAGCAGGACGTAGTAATGAGATAGGGCTAGAAGAATTTAATATCGTGAATACTCCGGTTTTTACTGGACATACTGCATCAATAAATAGTGCGTTTATTAATGAAAATGCTATCCAACAAATTGGCAATGGTGCCGATGCCAGAGTAGGGTATCAATTTTTTCACCAAGTTCCATTAAAAGGTTATATAGGCGCGTATTTCTTTGCGCTTCCAAATATCAATAATATAACCGGCGGTGCAGCAGGCTTAGAATATTGGTTTGATGATAACATCCGTGTATTTGCGAATTATAGTTATGATAATTATCAACATAGTAACGTAGTCGGCGGTTTAGGTATTAGTTTTGGTGGTGTAAGAAAACATTGGGCAGATCCAAGTTTATCCGAACGTTTAACCGATCCAGTGGATCGTTATTTAGCGAATTTAGGTCATGGTTCGGGTATTCCAAGTAAAACGCTTTTATATGGAATGGGTCGTGGCAGTAGTTCACAACTCATAAGCAGCGACATCGCTTTTTTTAGTCAAACCGGAACACCGAATGCGGGTGGAGCAGGTTTAACCTTAGCTAATTGTACATTCGAAAATCCGTGTGGACCAACGGATTTTAGTCAAACCGGAGTTAACACCTTAAATACCTTATTACCGAATACTATGATGTATTTTAATGGTGGAACCTACCCAGCCAGTAATGGGTTCAATCCAATAACTTTAAATAATGGCCAAGGAGTATTTTCCAGAACGGCGGATTATAGTGTCGCTGCCAATGGTATGGGACGTTCTACCTTTAACGGTGGATTTAACCTTAGTGGAAATAATCAGCTAGAAGGGGTTATTTTAAATAATACAGGGTTAGCGTTTGGTGTTACTAGCACGGGTGGCTCGAATATACTAATAAATAATAGCCAAATTGGAAGTGTGAGTAATCCGTATATTTCTGGATTATCATTATTTAACAGTTCTGCGACATTAACAAATAGTGTTATTTTTTCGAATCTTTCTGGTATACAAGTTACACAAAATGCTTCATTAAACATACAGTCAAGTGAAGTTAATGTGAGTGGTGTAGGTAATAAGACAGGTATCTCGTTAACTAGCAATGGTACAACGACAATTGTAGATAGTCAGATTAATGTTTTGCAAGCAACCGGCGGTGTCGCGATTGGCATTTTTGGAAGTGGAACTTCCACGTCGGAAATTAATGACAGCACTATAACTGTGCAGAATGCAAGTGCAACAGCAATAGGCTTGGAAACAACTGGATCAGCGCAAATACAGATGAATGCAGGTAGTATATTGATAACTGGTGATGGGACTTCTTTGCTTACAGAAGGTTCAAATATTTCACTTAATTTGGTTAATTGCACGCTCAATGGCAGTGGAGTGGTTTGTTGA
- the rsmH gene encoding 16S rRNA (cytosine(1402)-N(4))-methyltransferase RsmH, with protein sequence MQKQEQHQPVLLAEVIEYLAIAADGIYIDATFGRGGHAGQILRNLGETGRLIAIDKDPTAIAYAQQQWGHDKRFKIYQGSFKRIKEIAEAEGIMGQVSGLLLDLGVSSPQLDQADRGFSFLRDGPLDMRMDPKTGFSAAEWLACAAEKEIAQVLKDYGEERYAKRIARAIAEERKLRPIVTTVHLANVVKLAHPRWERHKHPATQSFQAIRIRINNELEDLKICLEQSVEVLKIGGRLLVISFHSLEDRIVKRFIRQHTHEAVELKKLPFMPAEWRPKLKNLGRGIKPDAYAIQANPRSRSAVLRIAEKIS encoded by the coding sequence ATGCAAAAACAAGAACAGCATCAACCGGTTTTACTGGCCGAGGTAATTGAATATTTAGCTATAGCTGCCGATGGAATTTATATCGATGCTACATTTGGACGCGGTGGACATGCTGGGCAGATTTTACGCAATTTAGGAGAAACAGGAAGATTAATTGCGATTGATAAAGATCCTACTGCCATAGCTTATGCACAACAGCAATGGGGCCATGATAAGCGTTTTAAGATTTATCAGGGCTCATTTAAGCGTATTAAAGAAATAGCAGAAGCCGAAGGGATCATGGGGCAAGTGTCGGGGCTGTTATTAGATTTAGGGGTTTCTTCTCCCCAATTAGATCAAGCGGATAGAGGATTTAGTTTTTTAAGAGATGGGCCATTGGATATGCGTATGGATCCAAAAACCGGATTCAGCGCAGCAGAATGGCTAGCTTGTGCAGCTGAGAAGGAAATTGCACAAGTATTAAAGGACTATGGCGAAGAACGTTATGCAAAACGTATTGCTCGAGCAATAGCAGAAGAACGAAAATTAAGACCTATTGTAACGACGGTGCATCTAGCGAATGTGGTGAAGTTGGCTCATCCGCGTTGGGAGAGACACAAGCATCCCGCTACGCAAAGCTTTCAGGCAATACGTATTCGAATTAATAATGAGTTGGAAGATTTAAAGATCTGCTTAGAACAAAGTGTAGAAGTATTGAAGATAGGTGGGCGTTTGTTAGTCATTAGCTTTCATTCATTAGAAGATCGAATCGTAAAACGTTTTATTCGTCAACATACTCATGAAGCGGTGGAATTAAAAAAGCTGCCCTTCATGCCAGCTGAATGGAGGCCTAAATTAAAAAATTTAGGTCGGGGGATTAAACCGGATGCGTATGCGATTCAAGCCAATCCACGATCGCGTAGCGCTGTGTTACGAATTGCGGAGAAAATATCATGA
- the lysA gene encoding diaminopimelate decarboxylase — protein MSFHYSNRELHVEEVPIASIVTEFGTPCYIYSQAILHRQWSAFRQLLPHTEQICYAVKANSNLAILARLAEWGAGFDIVSGGELARVMQAGGDAKKTVFSGVGKTSEEIKTALQANIGCFNVESESELQRIEAIAKNLHKSAAIALRINPNIDAKTHPYITTGLTETKFGMSENDALQLYRRAANSKHIKIHGISCHLGSQLTTLDPFLQALDQLLNLAQRLEKENITLKTINLGGGLGVSYQQEKVPTLQEYCQEILAVLKKRNSKLHLIIEPGRVITAQAGILATQVEYIKTNTEKNFAIVDSGMNDLIRPALYHAEQNILPVLQRVELPEKNYDVVGPICESSDFLGKNRQLAIQAGDYLAIMDSGAYGFSMSSNYNSRPRAAEILVDKDQIHLIRSRETLDQLWQNEKIISN, from the coding sequence ATGTCTTTTCATTATTCAAATCGAGAATTACACGTAGAAGAAGTACCTATTGCAAGCATCGTGACCGAATTTGGTACGCCCTGTTATATTTATTCTCAGGCAATATTGCACCGTCAATGGTCTGCATTTAGGCAACTATTACCACACACCGAGCAAATTTGTTATGCCGTTAAGGCTAATTCAAATCTCGCCATTTTAGCTCGCTTAGCAGAATGGGGAGCAGGCTTTGATATCGTCTCAGGCGGAGAACTTGCGCGGGTTATGCAAGCAGGCGGAGACGCTAAAAAAACGGTATTTTCGGGCGTAGGTAAAACCAGCGAGGAAATAAAAACTGCTTTGCAAGCGAATATTGGCTGCTTCAATGTTGAATCAGAATCGGAATTACAGCGCATCGAAGCCATTGCAAAAAATCTGCACAAATCGGCAGCCATCGCTTTACGTATCAATCCTAATATCGATGCCAAAACCCATCCCTATATCACCACGGGCTTAACAGAAACCAAGTTTGGCATGAGTGAAAATGACGCCTTACAACTCTATCGTCGTGCAGCAAATTCCAAGCATATAAAAATTCATGGTATTAGCTGCCATTTAGGATCACAACTCACCACACTCGACCCTTTTTTACAAGCCCTCGATCAGTTATTGAATCTTGCCCAACGATTAGAAAAAGAAAATATCACATTAAAGACCATTAATTTAGGCGGAGGTTTAGGTGTTTCCTATCAACAAGAAAAAGTTCCCACTTTGCAAGAATACTGTCAAGAAATTTTAGCCGTACTGAAAAAAAGAAATTCTAAGCTGCATTTAATTATCGAACCCGGCCGTGTTATTACCGCGCAGGCGGGCATACTCGCGACACAGGTTGAATACATCAAGACTAATACTGAAAAAAATTTTGCTATTGTTGATTCAGGAATGAATGATCTGATACGCCCTGCTCTATATCATGCTGAACAAAATATATTACCCGTACTCCAACGCGTCGAACTACCCGAAAAAAATTATGATGTGGTCGGACCTATTTGTGAAAGCAGTGATTTTCTAGGTAAAAACCGCCAACTGGCCATACAAGCCGGTGATTACTTAGCGATCATGGATAGTGGCGCCTATGGTTTTTCCATGAGTTCCAACTATAATTCTAGACCGAGAGCCGCAGAGATTTTGGTCGATAAAGATCAAATCCACTTAATTCGCTCGCGTGAAACCTTAGATCAATTATGGCAAAACGAAAAAATAATCTCAAACTAA
- a CDS encoding penicillin-binding protein 2 translates to MIVVFILLIIALALIGRLINLTVINRQFLRNQGNARTVRTLNIPAHRGMILDRHGEPLAISTPVDAVWIDPAYFKPNRQQLAVLSHFLQISLKAIREVWLHGQFKEFVYLKRGLNPSLAKQIKDLKIPGVFLQNEYHRYYPEGPVMAHVVGLTNVDDKGQEGLELAYNNWLEGQSGLKKVIKDRLGHVVADIRSIRQPRPGHDLQLSIDKRIQYVAFRELKSGIERYQADSGSVVVLDVITGEILAIANWPSYNPNDRLTAQDGRTRNRALTDLFEPGSTIKSFSMTSVLASERYTPSSEINTSPGWMIVAGKRIMDERNNGVMDLTKILQISSNMGMSKLILSLPAENLWNTLNQVGFGQITQSGFPGERTGSLPNFKVWNPFVLATLSFGYGISVTALQLAQAYAVLAHGGIKIPVTFLKVQDEKPVGQRVMDKTISREVLDMLESVLTKGGTAPLARVPGYRVTGKTGTVRIVGAHGYEKHRYNSIFIGIAPASHPRLVVAVVLHDPKGRLYYGGYTAGPIFSHVMNNALHLLNIPPDDLTSLNQPLPKVMLPSQGMQD, encoded by the coding sequence ATGATAGTGGTTTTTATACTACTAATCATCGCTTTAGCTTTAATTGGAAGACTCATCAATTTAACGGTCATTAACCGTCAGTTCTTGCGCAATCAAGGAAATGCAAGAACCGTGCGTACTCTAAATATTCCGGCGCATCGCGGTATGATTTTGGATCGGCATGGCGAGCCCTTAGCCATTAGTACACCGGTAGATGCAGTCTGGATTGATCCCGCTTATTTTAAGCCTAATCGACAACAACTCGCTGTGTTAAGTCATTTTTTACAAATATCTTTGAAAGCTATTCGTGAAGTATGGTTGCATGGTCAATTTAAAGAATTTGTTTATTTAAAACGTGGTTTAAATCCGAGTTTAGCGAAACAAATTAAGGATCTAAAAATACCGGGCGTATTTTTACAAAATGAATATCATCGTTATTATCCAGAAGGTCCAGTAATGGCGCATGTGGTTGGGTTAACCAATGTGGATGATAAAGGGCAAGAAGGTTTAGAGTTGGCGTATAATAATTGGTTAGAAGGACAATCTGGTTTAAAGAAAGTAATTAAAGATCGATTAGGACATGTTGTAGCGGATATCCGATCGATACGTCAGCCAAGACCCGGACATGACTTACAATTAAGCATCGACAAACGCATTCAATATGTTGCTTTTAGAGAACTGAAGAGCGGCATCGAGCGCTATCAAGCGGACTCAGGATCGGTCGTTGTACTTGATGTGATTACCGGTGAAATTTTGGCGATAGCAAATTGGCCTTCTTATAATCCTAATGATCGATTAACGGCGCAGGATGGACGTACGCGTAACCGTGCATTAACCGATTTATTTGAACCGGGTTCCACCATCAAAAGCTTCAGTATGACGAGTGTGTTGGCCAGTGAACGCTATACTCCCAGCAGTGAAATCAATACATCGCCCGGTTGGATGATTGTTGCGGGTAAGCGAATTATGGATGAACGTAATAATGGTGTTATGGATTTGACCAAGATATTACAGATTTCTAGCAACATGGGCATGTCAAAACTTATCCTTTCCTTACCCGCAGAAAACTTATGGAACACTTTAAATCAAGTCGGTTTTGGTCAAATTACACAAAGTGGTTTCCCGGGAGAACGTACCGGTAGTTTACCGAATTTTAAAGTATGGAATCCTTTTGTACTTGCGACCTTATCATTTGGTTATGGAATTTCAGTGACTGCTTTACAATTGGCGCAAGCTTATGCCGTGTTAGCGCATGGAGGTATCAAAATTCCGGTTACTTTTCTTAAAGTACAAGATGAAAAGCCAGTAGGGCAGCGTGTGATGGATAAGACTATCAGTAGGGAAGTTTTAGACATGTTAGAGTCAGTATTGACTAAAGGTGGAACAGCGCCCTTAGCGCGAGTTCCGGGCTATAGAGTCACAGGAAAAACTGGTACGGTGCGTATAGTCGGCGCGCATGGATATGAAAAACATCGCTATAATAGTATTTTTATTGGTATTGCTCCTGCGAGTCATCCACGTCTCGTTGTAGCGGTGGTTTTGCATGATCCAAAAGGTCGCTTGTATTATGGTGGTTATACGGCGGGACCGATTTTTTCTCATGTGATGAATAATGCTTTACATTTACTCAATATTCCACCCGATGATTTAACCAGTCTTAATCAACCGCTGCCGAAAGTCATGTTACCTTCACAAGGAATGCAGGATTAG
- the fumC gene encoding class II fumarate hydratase: MSENLKKRIETDSMGPIEVPADHYWGSQTQRSLHHFDIGHEQMPLAVIHAFAILKKATAKANQELGLLAKDKADLIIQVADEIKSGQLDAEFPLRVWQTGSGTQTNMNVNEVIANRGIELVGGERGSKNPIHPNDHVNKSQSSNDTFPTAMYIAAVLALVKQLLPAVQTLYSALIEKVHEFKDIIKIGRTHLQDAVPLSLGQEFSAYVDQLESALANIEQTLPGLYQLAIGGTAVGTGLNTHPKFAELTAKKIAEETKLPFVSAKNKFSALAAHDALVFASGGLKTLACALMKMANDIRWLGSGPRSGLGELILPENEPGSSIMPGKVNPTQCEAMTMVCVQVMANDTAISMAGSQGNFELNVFKPLMIYNFLQSVDLLSTACQSFAEFCVKGLKANQAKIKHFLENSLMLVTALNPIIGYDKAAKIAHKALHEETSLRAACLSLGYLTAEEFDKAVDPKKMLGPNN, translated from the coding sequence ATGTCAGAAAATTTAAAAAAGCGTATTGAAACCGATAGTATGGGACCTATAGAAGTTCCAGCCGATCACTATTGGGGATCGCAAACACAACGGAGTTTGCATCATTTTGACATAGGTCACGAACAAATGCCTTTAGCTGTGATCCATGCGTTTGCTATTTTAAAAAAAGCTACTGCCAAAGCTAATCAAGAATTGGGCTTATTGGCCAAAGATAAAGCCGATTTAATTATTCAAGTGGCTGATGAAATAAAATCCGGACAGCTCGATGCCGAATTTCCGTTACGGGTTTGGCAAACCGGTAGCGGTACGCAAACTAATATGAATGTTAATGAAGTGATTGCCAATCGTGGCATAGAATTGGTCGGTGGCGAACGTGGCAGTAAAAATCCTATACATCCTAATGATCATGTTAATAAATCCCAATCATCTAATGATACTTTTCCGACGGCTATGTATATTGCTGCCGTTTTAGCGCTAGTTAAGCAATTGTTGCCAGCGGTGCAAACACTGTATAGCGCTTTAATCGAAAAAGTTCATGAATTTAAAGATATCATTAAAATCGGTCGTACTCATTTACAAGATGCCGTTCCTTTAAGTTTAGGTCAAGAATTTTCGGCTTATGTTGATCAATTAGAATCGGCTTTAGCCAACATCGAACAAACCTTACCCGGACTTTACCAGTTGGCGATTGGCGGTACTGCCGTGGGAACAGGTTTAAATACACATCCGAAATTTGCGGAATTAACCGCAAAAAAAATCGCTGAAGAAACTAAACTGCCTTTTGTTTCAGCAAAAAACAAATTTTCCGCTTTAGCAGCACATGATGCATTAGTCTTTGCGAGTGGCGGATTGAAAACCTTAGCGTGTGCGTTAATGAAAATGGCGAATGATATTCGTTGGTTAGGTTCAGGTCCGCGTTCAGGTTTAGGGGAATTGATTCTGCCTGAAAATGAACCAGGTTCTTCAATTATGCCGGGTAAAGTCAATCCCACCCAGTGTGAAGCGATGACCATGGTGTGTGTGCAAGTGATGGCGAACGATACAGCGATAAGCATGGCAGGTAGTCAAGGTAATTTTGAACTAAATGTATTTAAGCCCTTGATGATTTATAATTTTTTACAATCGGTGGATCTATTAAGCACAGCATGCCAGTCATTTGCTGAGTTTTGCGTTAAAGGTTTAAAAGCCAATCAAGCAAAAATTAAACATTTTTTAGAAAATTCGTTAATGTTAGTGACTGCATTGAATCCTATTATTGGCTATGACAAAGCGGCCAAAATTGCACATAAAGCTTTACATGAAGAAACCAGTTTACGTGCCGCGTGTTTGTCGTTGGGTTATTTAACTGCCGAAGAGTTTGATAAGGCCGTCGATCCGAAAAAAATGCTGGGACCGAATAATTGA
- the mraZ gene encoding division/cell wall cluster transcriptional repressor MraZ: MFRGINLVVLDAKGRIKLPVRYRQLLPTDKEPQLVLTIDTESPCLLLYPLQEWEIIEEKLQALPSFNPAVRRIQRLLIGHATDLDLDTNGRILLPSLLRNYAHLEKEIMVVGQGRKIELWGASEWDDYRTQWLAETVKPEDIPDELQNLAL, translated from the coding sequence ATGTTTCGGGGTATAAATTTGGTAGTGCTCGATGCGAAAGGCCGGATCAAGTTACCGGTTCGCTATCGACAGTTACTACCTACAGATAAAGAACCTCAACTAGTACTCACCATCGATACCGAGTCTCCTTGTTTATTGCTTTATCCTTTGCAGGAATGGGAAATCATCGAAGAAAAATTGCAGGCTTTACCAAGCTTTAATCCAGCAGTGCGGCGTATTCAGCGTTTACTGATAGGACATGCAACGGACTTGGATTTAGATACCAATGGCCGAATTTTATTGCCGTCGTTGTTAAGAAATTATGCGCATTTAGAAAAAGAAATTATGGTCGTAGGTCAAGGTCGAAAAATCGAGTTGTGGGGCGCCAGCGAATGGGATGATTACCGTACTCAGTGGCTTGCAGAGACAGTTAAGCCTGAAGACATACCTGATGAGTTACAGAATTTAGCGTTGTAG
- a CDS encoding Rpn family recombination-promoting nuclease/putative transposase encodes MLAKNKTRSNQDSAWKDILDVYFKEFMEFFYNEIAQKIDWKAGYEALDKELQAITTESMIGKKFVDKLFKVKSLDGQEEIVLIHIEIQSQKEEEFAQRLFHYYYRIYDNNGQSILTLAILADDQQNWHPKSYQKRVFGFAVLNFNFQACKLLDYQNEKEALEKSNNPFAMVVLVHLAFLMTKKDSNARSQMKFQLTRRLYEKGYKRDYVINLLKVIDWVLVIPEYLELEYKSKVHELEGVKNMSYITSFERLGREKGLQEGLQEGLQQGLHRGLQQGRQEGQLLLAKKMLDKGIDLEFIKNITGFSEQELIGLD; translated from the coding sequence ATGCTTGCAAAAAATAAAACACGATCAAATCAAGATAGTGCATGGAAAGATATTTTAGATGTCTATTTTAAAGAGTTTATGGAGTTTTTTTATAATGAAATAGCTCAGAAAATTGATTGGAAAGCTGGCTACGAAGCTCTCGATAAAGAACTTCAAGCTATCACTACCGAGTCAATGATTGGTAAAAAGTTTGTTGATAAATTGTTTAAAGTGAAGTCTCTTGATGGTCAAGAAGAGATAGTATTAATCCATATTGAAATTCAATCTCAGAAAGAAGAGGAATTTGCTCAACGTTTGTTTCATTATTATTATCGTATCTACGATAATAACGGCCAATCGATTTTAACTTTAGCAATTCTGGCAGATGATCAGCAAAATTGGCATCCTAAAAGTTATCAAAAAAGAGTTTTTGGTTTTGCGGTCCTGAATTTTAATTTTCAAGCTTGTAAACTACTCGATTATCAAAATGAAAAAGAAGCATTAGAAAAATCTAATAATCCCTTTGCGATGGTGGTTTTAGTCCATTTAGCGTTTTTGATGACTAAAAAAGATTCTAACGCACGATCGCAAATGAAATTTCAGTTAACCCGTCGACTATATGAAAAGGGTTATAAACGAGATTATGTAATAAATTTACTCAAGGTGATAGACTGGGTATTGGTAATACCTGAGTATCTTGAGTTAGAATATAAATCAAAGGTTCATGAATTAGAGGGCGTAAAAAATATGAGTTATATCACCAGTTTTGAGCGACTAGGTCGAGAAAAAGGGCTGCAAGAAGGCTTACAGGAAGGCTTACAGCAAGGCCTACATCGAGGCCTACAGCAAGGCCGTCAAGAAGGGCAATTATTACTGGCCAAAAAAATGCTGGATAAAGGCATCGATTTAGAATTTATTAAGAATATCACTGGTTTTTCTGAACAAGAACTTATTGGCTTAGATTAA
- the dapF gene encoding diaminopimelate epimerase, with translation MKTEFTKMHLLGNDFVIIDAIQQNFKPNGKLIRQWANRHRGIGFDQLLLIEKPRPKSAHFYYRIFNADGNEVAQCGNGALCVAKFLLEKKLSKENPMHLMTMNNILELSVEENGKVTANLGLPIFDPEKIPFISLSPPPIYPIDTPFGRFDCCVLSLGNPHCVIQVNNLDQAPVDDLGSFLNQHPFPYFPQGCNVEFMKIRDPKQVDLRIYERGAGETQACGSGACAAVIAGRLLNRLGKKVNASLPGGLLTVRWEGEQSPVFLRGTPAKVYDGVID, from the coding sequence ATGAAAACTGAATTCACAAAGATGCACCTATTAGGGAACGACTTTGTTATTATCGATGCCATACAACAAAATTTTAAACCGAATGGTAAATTAATACGCCAGTGGGCCAATCGACATCGTGGTATTGGCTTTGACCAACTATTGCTAATAGAAAAGCCTCGACCTAAATCCGCGCATTTTTATTATCGCATCTTTAATGCCGACGGCAATGAAGTAGCACAATGCGGCAATGGTGCATTATGTGTCGCAAAATTTTTATTAGAAAAAAAGCTAAGCAAAGAAAATCCCATGCATCTGATGACGATGAATAATATCTTAGAATTAAGCGTAGAAGAAAATGGAAAAGTGACTGCAAATTTAGGTCTGCCCATTTTTGATCCGGAAAAAATTCCATTTATTAGCTTGTCTCCACCACCTATTTATCCTATAGACACCCCTTTTGGCCGCTTTGATTGCTGTGTGTTATCTTTAGGTAATCCGCATTGCGTAATACAAGTCAATAATTTAGATCAAGCACCGGTAGATGACTTAGGTAGCTTTCTTAATCAACATCCCTTCCCTTACTTTCCACAAGGGTGTAACGTCGAATTTATGAAAATTCGCGATCCGAAACAAGTCGATCTGCGTATTTATGAACGTGGTGCCGGCGAAACCCAAGCTTGCGGTAGTGGCGCCTGCGCTGCGGTGATTGCAGGACGTTTACTGAATAGACTTGGCAAAAAAGTCAACGCCAGTCTACCCGGCGGACTCCTTACAGTACGCTGGGAAGGTGAACAATCACCGGTATTTTTACGTGGCACGCCTGCTAAAGTCTATGACGGCGTCATTGATTAA
- the epmB gene encoding EF-P beta-lysylation protein EpmB, protein MQKNWQTLLKEVITDPAELLDKLELNPNLLPSAQRVAKLFPLRIPTSFLARMQKGDPEDPLLQQVLPLAAEEIISVGFSQDPLQERAVNPLPGLLHKYHGRVLLTLTGACAINCRYCFRRHFPYAENIPGGTAWQNILTYIKADTSINEVILSGGDPLLANDQYLRKCTDDLVEIAHVNILRIHSRLPIVLPERITTDFLNWFSNTRLQTILVTHSNHANELDDSVHCAIAKLRERKISVLNQTVLLKGINDNVEALVNLSQRLFACGVLPYYLHLLDKVQGAAHFVVPEATAKRLMTALRERLPGYLVPKCVYEQSGALSKLPVF, encoded by the coding sequence ATGCAAAAAAATTGGCAGACTTTACTGAAAGAAGTTATTACCGATCCGGCAGAATTGCTCGATAAACTGGAACTAAATCCTAATTTATTACCCTCAGCACAACGAGTGGCGAAATTATTTCCATTACGTATCCCGACGAGTTTTTTAGCACGCATGCAAAAAGGCGATCCTGAAGATCCTCTGTTACAACAAGTGCTTCCTTTAGCAGCTGAGGAAATAATCAGTGTTGGTTTTAGTCAGGATCCTTTACAAGAACGCGCGGTTAATCCATTACCTGGACTATTACATAAGTATCATGGCAGAGTATTGCTAACGCTGACTGGTGCGTGTGCTATCAATTGTCGCTATTGTTTTCGCCGTCATTTCCCTTATGCAGAAAATATTCCCGGCGGCACAGCCTGGCAAAATATTTTGACTTATATCAAAGCGGATACTTCTATCAACGAAGTTATTTTAAGTGGAGGCGACCCTTTATTAGCGAATGATCAGTATTTGCGAAAATGTACCGATGATCTTGTTGAAATTGCGCATGTTAACATTTTACGCATTCATTCCCGCTTGCCCATAGTATTGCCCGAGCGCATCACTACTGATTTTTTAAATTGGTTTAGCAACACGCGTTTACAGACCATCTTGGTTACGCATAGTAACCATGCTAATGAGTTAGATGATTCAGTACACTGCGCAATAGCTAAACTACGTGAGCGAAAAATTAGTGTATTAAATCAAACAGTGTTGTTAAAAGGCATCAATGATAATGTTGAAGCCTTAGTTAATTTGAGCCAACGTTTGTTTGCTTGCGGGGTTTTGCCTTATTATTTGCACCTACTCGATAAAGTACAAGGTGCAGCACATTTCGTCGTACCTGAAGCAACAGCCAAACGACTCATGACTGCATTGCGCGAACGATTACCCGGTTATTTGGTGCCGAAATGTGTGTATGAACAGAGTGGCGCTTTATCCAAATTGCCGGTATTTTAG